Proteins from a genomic interval of Bacillus alveayuensis:
- a CDS encoding type I restriction enzyme S subunit (product_source=KO:K01154; cath_funfam=3.90.220.20; cog=COG0732; ko=KO:K01154; pfam=PF01420; superfamily=116734) has translation MFFKKYKLKDLGEIVTGKTPKKSNKEYYNSNDIMFIKPDDLFQDNILLLNNSKEYISKKGAETVRVLPKNSVLVTCIGTIGKVAILNSDEAAFNQQINAIIPNEKIIISKFLAYSIWFNRRKLQAVANAPVVPIINKTQFSEFEIQVPNIDYQKKVVNILDKASDLINKRKAQIEALDQLTQSVFLEMFGDPVRNSLKWDMVRLGQLGEWKSGGTPSRSNKEYFKGKIPWLSAGELNSIFTYSSNEYITEEALENSAAKLIEKDSLLLGMYDTAALKATINKVECSCNQAVAFAKLDESIVDTIFVYYCIQIGKNYYKRLQRGVRQKNMNLTMIKNIQIICPNVELQRKFANVVENILEQKGKLVKGLIELENNYNSLIQRTFKGELFTEEKASNF, from the coding sequence ATGTTTTTTAAAAAATATAAACTAAAAGATCTTGGTGAAATAGTTACAGGGAAAACGCCAAAGAAAAGTAATAAAGAATATTATAATTCAAACGATATTATGTTTATTAAACCGGATGATTTGTTTCAAGATAATATATTACTTTTAAATAACTCTAAAGAATACATATCAAAAAAAGGTGCAGAAACAGTAAGAGTTTTACCTAAGAATAGCGTTTTAGTTACCTGTATTGGAACAATAGGAAAGGTAGCCATTTTAAATAGTGATGAGGCGGCTTTTAATCAACAAATAAACGCAATTATTCCGAATGAAAAGATCATTATTTCAAAATTTCTTGCATACAGCATTTGGTTTAATAGGCGTAAATTACAAGCTGTCGCAAATGCACCTGTAGTTCCGATAATTAACAAAACTCAATTTTCAGAATTTGAAATACAAGTGCCGAATATAGATTATCAAAAAAAAGTTGTAAATATTTTAGATAAAGCTAGTGATTTAATAAATAAACGCAAAGCCCAAATCGAAGCATTAGACCAATTAACGCAAAGTGTGTTTTTGGAGATGTTTGGGGATCCGGTTAGAAATTCTTTAAAATGGGACATGGTAAGGCTTGGACAGTTAGGAGAATGGAAGAGTGGTGGGACTCCATCTAGATCTAACAAGGAATATTTCAAGGGAAAAATTCCTTGGTTATCGGCCGGAGAGCTAAATAGTATATTTACTTATTCTAGCAATGAATATATTACAGAGGAAGCATTAGAGAATTCAGCAGCCAAGTTAATTGAAAAAGATAGTCTTTTACTCGGAATGTATGATACTGCTGCACTTAAAGCAACAATAAATAAAGTAGAATGTTCATGCAATCAAGCCGTTGCTTTTGCAAAGCTTGATGAATCTATAGTAGATACGATATTTGTATATTATTGTATTCAAATTGGTAAGAACTACTACAAGCGACTACAAAGAGGAGTTCGTCAAAAAAATATGAACCTTACAATGATAAAAAATATACAAATTATTTGTCCGAATGTAGAATTACAAAGGAAGTTTGCAAATGTTGTAGAGAATATACTCGAACAAAAAGGAAAATTAGTAAAAGGATTAATAGAACTGGAAAATAACTATAATTCACTAATACAGCGAACTTTCAAAGGCGAACTATTCACCGAAGAAAAAGCTTCTAACTTTTAA
- a CDS encoding type I restriction enzyme R subunit (product_source=KO:K01153; cath_funfam=3.30.1640.10,3.40.50.300; cog=COG4096; ko=KO:K01153; pfam=PF00271,PF04313,PF04851,PF08463,PF13643; smart=SM00487; superfamily=111469,52540), with translation MSNFSFLKAKKQFRSFTNACFEAEKGLVVSPAVSAIQSRRALELAVKWVYSYDSALTVPYQDNLSSLIHDREFLGIIDEELLPMMKYVVKLGNQAVHTNAPITRDEAVLSLHHLFQFIAWIDYCYSDEFTAGEFDESSLPVGEEKKVRPKELQNLYEQLSAKDRKLEEIIKENQHLRKKVTEKREQNTKENHFQVDQLNEFETRLKYIDLDLKLAGWEFHKDIIREYPVVGMPNKEGKGFADYVLFGDNGKPLAVVEAKRTSKDPKMGRQQAKLYADCIEKMSGVRPVIFYTNGFETYIWHDPYPPRKVSGFYNKEELSLLIERRQMKRPLTNIQINDDISNRYYQKEAILSVCDALSRSQRKALLVMATGSGKTRTAISMVDVLTRHNWVKNVLFLADRKALVNQAYRNFNNLLPSIPLCNLLDNKDNPEESRIVFSTYPTMMNAIDEAKRKNGKKLFTVGHFDLIIIDESHRSIYKKYRSIFDYFDGILLGLTATPKDEIDKNTYAVFDLENGVPTYAYELDQAVKDGFLVDYRTIEIKTKFLEEGIHYDDLSEEDKEKYEETFDEEDFREDIDSSALNEWLFNDNTIDMVLKDLMNKGIHVEGGDKLGKTIIFAKNHRHAERIVERFDVLFPEYGGNFARVIDYSTTYVQTIIDDFSDKNKMPQIAVSVDMLDTGVDIPEVVNLVFFKKVRSKTKFWQMIGRGTRLCPDLFGIGQDKTHFLIFDYCGNFEFFRENPKGMETKVGKSLTEKLFNAKVDIIRELQGTDYQTEDYINHRNELVFEVTRDVLALDNENFRVRQHLQYVEKYKNKDNWVSLSVLDTNEIKEHISPIIVPVQDDEFAKRFDLLMYTIELAKLQANNATKPIRSVIQTAEALSKLGTIPQVLEQKHVIEKILTEEFWDSADIFELEEVRDALRDLIKFIEKETQKIYYTDFQDEVIEVKENSPMIHVNDLQNYRKKVEHYLIEHKDQMAIYKLNHNKPLTAQEVKMLEDILWKELGTREDYEKDFGDTPITKLVRQIVGLDPKAANEAFSEFLSEERLNLNQIRFVKHIVDYVIKNGTLDKKVLQQEPFRSVGSIVELFKDNMDDARKIIGIIDEINRNAEEVTGA, from the coding sequence GTGTCTAACTTCAGCTTTCTAAAAGCCAAGAAACAATTTCGTAGTTTTACCAATGCTTGTTTTGAAGCGGAGAAGGGGTTAGTTGTCAGCCCAGCGGTTAGTGCGATTCAGTCTCGGCGGGCGCTGGAGCTGGCGGTTAAGTGGGTATATAGTTATGACAGTGCGCTGACTGTTCCTTATCAAGATAATCTTTCTAGTTTGATTCACGACCGAGAGTTTTTAGGAATTATTGATGAAGAATTACTGCCAATGATGAAGTATGTCGTGAAACTTGGCAATCAAGCGGTTCATACGAATGCGCCGATTACTCGGGATGAAGCAGTTTTATCCCTTCATCATCTATTCCAGTTTATTGCGTGGATTGATTATTGTTATTCTGATGAATTTACTGCTGGGGAATTTGATGAATCTTCACTTCCAGTTGGAGAAGAAAAGAAGGTCCGTCCGAAAGAATTGCAAAATTTATATGAACAATTAAGTGCAAAGGATCGGAAACTTGAAGAAATCATTAAGGAAAATCAACATCTTCGGAAGAAAGTAACGGAAAAACGGGAACAGAATACAAAAGAAAATCACTTCCAAGTCGATCAATTAAATGAATTTGAAACAAGACTGAAATATATTGATTTAGACTTGAAACTTGCAGGCTGGGAGTTTCATAAAGATATTATTCGGGAATATCCGGTTGTTGGTATGCCGAATAAAGAAGGGAAAGGATTTGCTGATTACGTTTTATTTGGTGATAATGGAAAGCCTCTTGCTGTCGTAGAAGCGAAAAGAACGTCAAAAGATCCGAAAATGGGCCGCCAACAAGCAAAGCTTTATGCCGATTGTATTGAAAAAATGTCTGGTGTTCGTCCGGTAATTTTTTATACGAACGGATTTGAAACGTATATTTGGCATGATCCGTATCCGCCGCGAAAAGTATCTGGTTTCTACAATAAAGAGGAATTAAGTTTGTTAATTGAACGCCGGCAAATGAAACGTCCGTTAACAAACATTCAAATTAATGATGATATTAGTAATCGTTATTATCAAAAAGAAGCTATTTTATCGGTTTGTGATGCATTGAGCCGCAGCCAAAGAAAAGCACTTCTCGTGATGGCAACTGGGAGCGGAAAAACGAGAACAGCGATTTCAATGGTAGATGTATTGACTCGGCATAATTGGGTGAAAAATGTTCTCTTTTTAGCAGATCGCAAAGCACTAGTTAATCAAGCATATAGAAACTTTAATAACTTACTGCCAAGTATACCTTTATGCAATCTTTTAGATAACAAGGATAACCCAGAGGAAAGCCGCATCGTCTTTTCTACATATCCAACGATGATGAATGCCATCGATGAGGCGAAAAGAAAAAATGGCAAAAAACTATTTACCGTTGGACACTTTGATCTCATCATCATTGATGAGTCGCATCGAAGTATCTATAAAAAATACCGCAGCATATTCGATTATTTTGATGGTATTTTACTAGGCTTAACGGCTACACCAAAAGATGAAATTGATAAAAATACATATGCCGTATTTGACTTGGAAAATGGCGTTCCAACTTATGCATATGAGCTGGATCAAGCTGTGAAAGATGGATTTTTAGTTGATTACCGAACAATTGAAATAAAGACAAAGTTTCTAGAAGAAGGCATTCATTACGATGATTTATCTGAAGAAGATAAAGAAAAATACGAAGAAACTTTCGATGAAGAAGATTTTCGGGAAGACATTGACAGCTCTGCCTTAAATGAATGGCTTTTTAATGACAACACAATCGATATGGTTCTGAAAGATTTAATGAACAAAGGCATTCATGTAGAAGGTGGTGACAAGCTGGGTAAAACGATTATTTTTGCCAAAAATCATCGTCATGCCGAACGAATTGTCGAACGATTTGATGTCCTTTTCCCTGAATATGGTGGGAATTTTGCTAGAGTCATTGATTATAGTACAACATATGTTCAAACAATAATCGATGACTTTTCAGATAAAAATAAAATGCCGCAAATTGCAGTATCTGTAGACATGCTTGATACAGGAGTAGACATACCGGAAGTCGTGAATCTTGTATTCTTTAAAAAAGTTCGCTCGAAAACGAAATTCTGGCAAATGATTGGCCGTGGAACAAGGCTTTGTCCAGATTTATTTGGAATTGGGCAAGATAAAACCCATTTCCTCATCTTTGATTATTGTGGAAACTTTGAATTTTTCCGGGAAAACCCAAAGGGAATGGAAACCAAAGTAGGTAAAAGTTTAACTGAAAAACTGTTCAACGCCAAAGTGGATATTATCAGAGAATTACAAGGAACTGATTATCAAACAGAAGATTACATCAATCATCGCAATGAATTAGTTTTTGAAGTGACGAGAGATGTTCTTGCTCTTGATAATGAAAATTTCCGTGTTAGACAACATCTGCAATATGTGGAGAAATATAAAAATAAGGACAATTGGGTGTCATTATCTGTTCTTGATACGAATGAAATTAAAGAACATATTTCACCGATAATTGTTCCAGTTCAAGATGATGAATTTGCGAAACGTTTTGATTTGTTAATGTATACGATTGAATTAGCAAAATTACAGGCAAACAATGCAACAAAACCAATTCGCAGTGTCATTCAAACAGCAGAAGCCTTATCGAAACTTGGTACGATTCCACAAGTACTGGAACAAAAGCACGTCATTGAAAAAATATTGACCGAAGAGTTTTGGGACAGTGCTGATATTTTTGAACTGGAAGAAGTACGGGATGCATTAAGAGATTTAATCAAGTTTATCGAAAAAGAAACGCAGAAAATTTATTATACGGATTTCCAAGATGAAGTTATCGAAGTAAAAGAAAACTCTCCGATGATCCATGTAAATGACCTACAAAATTATCGAAAGAAAGTAGAACATTATTTAATCGAACATAAAGACCAAATGGCCATTTACAAATTGAATCATAATAAACCATTAACCGCACAAGAGGTGAAAATGCTTGAAGACATACTGTGGAAAGAACTCGGTACAAGAGAAGATTATGAAAAAGATTTTGGTGATACACCGATAACCAAACTCGTTCGGCAAATTGTTGGGTTGGATCCGAAAGCAGCGAACGAAGCATTTTCTGAGTTTCTATCGGAAGAGCGGTTGAATCTAAACCAAATTCGTTTTGTTAAACACATTGTTGATTATGTCATTAAAAACGGAACACTCGATAAAAAAGTATTACAACAAGAACCATTCAGATCAGTTGGCAGTATTGTTGAACTGTTCAAGGACAATATGGATGATGCAAGAAAAATCATTGGCATTATTGATGAGATCAATCGAAATGCGGAAGAAGTGACAGGGGCGTAA
- a CDS encoding hypothetical protein (product_source=COG1704; cog=COG1704; superfamily=54334), translated as MRDPKRIPRILTLLFKIWEQQPDLRFNQLVQNLQALYSQQNNNFGKRHFYEKDGEITYQNYYIDLFYLEDDQWEQFLRDYWSEIDEELQEREKQITPEVIDEIVLLFIESGMNETEVTDSLKESIRLFMKKESKWLTIDALIIAIKTLSMEERKELIEKIKRI; from the coding sequence GTGAGAGATCCGAAGAGGATTCCAAGGATATTAACTCTGTTGTTTAAAATATGGGAACAACAACCGGATTTACGATTTAATCAGTTAGTTCAAAATCTACAAGCCTTATATTCTCAACAAAATAACAACTTTGGTAAAAGACATTTTTATGAAAAGGATGGAGAGATTACTTACCAGAATTATTATATAGATTTATTTTACTTGGAGGATGACCAGTGGGAGCAATTTTTGAGAGATTATTGGTCGGAGATCGATGAAGAGTTGCAAGAGCGAGAAAAGCAGATTACTCCTGAAGTAATAGATGAAATTGTGCTACTATTTATTGAATCTGGGATGAATGAAACAGAAGTAACAGATTCTTTAAAAGAAAGCATTCGGTTATTCATGAAAAAGGAAAGTAAATGGTTAACCATTGATGCCCTGATAATCGCAATTAAAACACTTTCTATGGAAGAACGAAAAGAATTAATTGAAAAGATTAAGAGAATATAA
- a CDS encoding uncharacterized protein (UPF0332 family) (product_source=COG1895; cath_funfam=1.10.150.300; cog=COG1895; pfam=PF05168; superfamily=81593), producing the protein MSKDVVINPGIFPVIMSIQDKDINGRYSKVYHLPRSISLLYLENIKDNCEKDLLRKYANAEKFIDNELETLFKYFINKIDKPKVNNGKNSDLLSVFGAEMIEKDGGIELQIIEEYTDYIKKETWECIALDMLKDNYEQIISKYDFGDIRIDLGAWKTEFNEEKQSLLNSFRSAFLFTLVGFLYGDNRHLYSSFYDFFENEFSKRIGLIYGIWKTKKSGEKVKYIPIYDSFYNLKGLQVQELIEIVLAVLETDELDMKDKEMIKNSIVNGAESLHKNMDSQTMQLEQTLVKPVVNYIMEIQTAGDDLKAAQALYEQNLYNQSVNRSYYSMMHSLKALLESENMLSDWEPNALNVKESHKQLERKLSSLVSNGKIGLDYLDSFRFVKQKRWIADYNIAKIDEIECKDCLKKANNFLSEVKRLTY; encoded by the coding sequence ATGTCAAAGGATGTTGTAATTAATCCGGGTATTTTTCCTGTGATAATGAGTATTCAAGATAAAGACATCAATGGTAGGTATTCTAAAGTATATCATTTACCAAGAAGTATCAGTCTACTATATTTAGAAAATATAAAAGATAACTGTGAAAAAGATCTTCTTAGAAAATATGCAAATGCAGAAAAATTTATTGATAATGAATTGGAAACATTATTTAAGTATTTTATTAACAAAATTGACAAACCAAAAGTAAATAATGGTAAGAATAGTGATTTATTGAGTGTATTTGGTGCAGAAATGATAGAAAAAGATGGTGGCATAGAATTGCAAATAATTGAAGAGTATACGGATTATATTAAAAAAGAAACATGGGAATGTATTGCTCTTGATATGTTGAAGGATAACTATGAGCAAATAATTTCTAAATATGATTTTGGGGATATCCGAATTGACTTAGGTGCATGGAAAACTGAATTTAATGAAGAAAAGCAATCGTTATTAAACTCATTTAGAAGTGCTTTTTTATTTACGCTAGTTGGATTTCTGTATGGAGATAATAGACATCTATATAGCTCATTTTATGATTTCTTTGAAAACGAATTCTCAAAAAGAATCGGACTTATATATGGAATATGGAAAACTAAAAAGTCTGGTGAAAAAGTTAAATACATACCTATATATGATAGTTTCTATAATTTAAAAGGATTGCAGGTACAAGAGCTAATTGAAATAGTGCTTGCCGTTTTGGAAACTGATGAGTTGGATATGAAAGATAAGGAAATGATTAAAAATTCTATTGTAAATGGTGCGGAAAGCCTTCATAAAAATATGGATTCACAAACAATGCAATTAGAACAAACATTGGTTAAACCAGTTGTTAATTATATAATGGAAATACAAACCGCAGGTGACGATTTGAAAGCTGCACAAGCTTTATATGAACAGAACTTATATAACCAGTCTGTTAATAGATCTTATTATTCGATGATGCATTCACTAAAAGCATTATTAGAGAGTGAAAATATGCTTTCAGATTGGGAGCCAAATGCTTTAAATGTTAAGGAAAGTCATAAGCAACTTGAGAGAAAATTATCCTCGTTGGTTAGTAATGGTAAAATAGGACTAGATTATTTGGACTCATTTAGGTTTGTTAAGCAAAAGAGGTGGATAGCAGACTATAATATAGCAAAAATTGATGAAATAGAATGTAAAGATTGTTTGAAAAAGGCAAATAACTTTTTATCGGAAGTAAAAAGATTAACATATTAG
- a CDS encoding type I restriction enzyme M protein (product_source=KO:K03427; cath_funfam=3.40.50.150; cog=COG0286; ko=KO:K03427; pfam=PF02384,PF12161; superfamily=53335): MITGEIKNKVDKIWETFWTGGITNPLTVIEQFTYLLFIKGLDETETVKEKEAEVLGIPFEGIFPEDKQHLRWHRFKQLGSPEEMYRIVSDEVFPFIKNLHGKNNSAYSKYMGDAMFLIPTANMLAKIVDGIDNLPLDDRDVQGDLYEYLLSKISTSGTNGQFRTPRHIIQMMVELMKPTPEDIIIDPAMGTAGFLVAASEYLRKHHNDMFLVQGLKEHYHHTMFYGNDMDRTMLRIGAMNMMLHGVDNPNIDYRDSLSEINKDKEKYTLVLANPPFKGSLDYEAVSNDLLKIAKTKKTELLFLSLFIRILKPGGRAAVIVPDGVLFGSSNAHKMIRKEIVDNHKLEAVISMPSGVFKPYAGVSTAILIFTKTGAGGTDNVWFYDMKADGFSLDDKRNPIEENDIPDIIERFNHLEAEKERKRTEQSFFVPVEELRENDYDLSINKYKEIEYEEVEYEAPEVILDRIESYEKEIIMGIDELKGLIKGCD, translated from the coding sequence ATGATTACAGGTGAAATTAAAAATAAAGTAGATAAAATATGGGAAACGTTTTGGACAGGCGGAATTACAAACCCATTAACTGTTATCGAACAATTTACTTATCTGTTATTTATAAAAGGTTTGGATGAAACGGAAACGGTTAAAGAAAAAGAAGCAGAAGTTTTAGGCATCCCTTTTGAGGGGATTTTTCCAGAGGATAAACAGCATTTGCGTTGGCACCGTTTTAAACAGCTCGGTTCACCGGAAGAAATGTATCGAATCGTTTCGGATGAAGTTTTTCCATTTATTAAAAATTTACATGGCAAAAATAATTCAGCGTATTCTAAGTACATGGGCGATGCCATGTTTTTAATCCCAACAGCGAATATGCTAGCAAAAATTGTCGATGGGATTGACAATTTGCCTTTAGATGACAGAGATGTTCAAGGTGATTTATACGAGTATTTGCTTTCAAAAATATCAACGTCAGGTACGAACGGACAATTCCGTACACCGAGACACATCATTCAAATGATGGTTGAACTGATGAAACCAACGCCAGAGGATATTATTATTGATCCTGCCATGGGGACGGCTGGATTTTTAGTTGCAGCAAGTGAATATTTGCGTAAACATCACAATGATATGTTTCTTGTTCAAGGCTTAAAAGAACATTACCATCACACGATGTTTTACGGAAATGATATGGATCGGACGATGCTTCGGATCGGTGCGATGAACATGATGCTTCATGGGGTGGATAATCCGAATATTGACTATCGAGATTCTCTTTCTGAGATTAATAAAGATAAAGAAAAATATACGTTAGTATTGGCTAATCCTCCATTTAAAGGCTCCTTGGATTATGAAGCTGTTTCAAACGATTTGTTGAAAATCGCAAAAACGAAAAAAACGGAATTATTATTCTTATCCTTATTTATTCGTATTTTAAAACCGGGTGGACGAGCTGCGGTGATTGTTCCAGACGGTGTATTATTTGGAAGTTCAAATGCACATAAAATGATTCGGAAGGAAATTGTTGATAATCATAAATTGGAAGCGGTCATTTCCATGCCGAGCGGAGTGTTTAAACCTTATGCAGGCGTTTCAACGGCGATTTTGATATTTACGAAAACGGGTGCAGGTGGAACAGATAACGTTTGGTTCTATGATATGAAAGCAGACGGCTTTTCGTTGGATGACAAACGTAATCCGATTGAAGAAAATGATATACCGGATATTATTGAACGATTTAACCATTTAGAAGCAGAAAAAGAACGGAAACGGACAGAACAATCGTTTTTTGTACCAGTTGAAGAATTAAGGGAAAATGATTATGATTTGTCGATTAATAAGTATAAGGAAATTGAGTATGAAGAAGTGGAGTATGAAGCACCTGAAGTTATTCTGGATAGAATTGAAAGTTATGAAAAGGAAATTATTATGGGCATTGATGAGTTAAAAGGATTAATTAAGGGTTGTGATTAA
- a CDS encoding hypothetical protein (product_source=Hypo-rule applied; cath_funfam=3.30.40.10; pfam=PF00239,PF07508; superfamily=46955,57783), with protein sequence MHFMHKYTYLINGIYLLTETSRPNLQEVNLPFNIFKDSIPLATSYIRWSDDGQTFGHSLHIQESEIVARAKREGFQVVASFIEEAKSAYHIPAQKRGQMQNMKQFILNNGNVKAVIFYEESRITRLIEDFVLYVLGPIKEVRPNFKVYSSKIEGEWNENNPYVQARLSFAHEESVEKSQRASDYHTSVVNSSKPERPGSRNPYGYSLTTKDNTIETNENKSIVILIFYLYSYGYSDRKIANLLNEADIPPPSIDAKGWNDSTVRYILNNRWYIGELAWFTRTSFENSKKKPEEEIFLFKNHHEPLIGANLWNTTQFFRNYKQNKDHMDSPYILRDLVYCHECKEKLITRNSTPAKSKKKYMYYCCPSCKKKISIDKIHESIFANFSLRWGRELKYYEKQTEKILNRWKKGLEQKINDLNENLEKLKYLLSTLDKNNEYFQELKEIFEMQIHSNTKELQEYHNTREQIDLLSKDEMQAELIGRFKQDIHSYSNEEKRAIFLLAIEKIGINFSKDNHIRIDYRLTPYVEIEDLMKQLDIESA encoded by the coding sequence ATGCACTTCATGCATAAATACACTTATTTAATAAATGGGATTTACTTGCTGACAGAAACTTCTAGGCCGAATCTTCAAGAGGTAAATTTACCTTTTAATATTTTTAAAGATTCTATTCCTTTAGCAACATCATATATTCGCTGGTCTGATGATGGACAAACATTCGGTCACTCTTTGCATATACAAGAATCTGAAATTGTTGCAAGAGCAAAAAGAGAAGGATTTCAAGTTGTTGCATCCTTTATTGAAGAGGCAAAATCCGCCTATCATATTCCTGCACAAAAAAGGGGTCAAATGCAAAATATGAAGCAATTCATTTTAAACAATGGAAATGTGAAAGCTGTCATTTTCTATGAAGAGTCACGAATTACAAGGCTAATTGAAGACTTTGTATTATATGTACTCGGACCAATTAAAGAAGTTCGCCCAAATTTTAAAGTGTACTCTTCGAAAATCGAAGGGGAGTGGAACGAAAATAATCCTTATGTTCAAGCAAGATTGTCTTTTGCTCATGAAGAATCGGTAGAGAAGTCTCAGAGAGCGTCTGATTACCATACGTCTGTAGTAAATTCATCAAAACCCGAACGTCCCGGATCTAGAAATCCTTATGGTTATTCTCTAACAACAAAGGACAATACGATTGAAACCAATGAAAATAAAAGCATTGTCATTCTTATCTTTTATTTATACAGTTACGGTTATAGCGATCGAAAAATTGCAAATTTATTAAATGAAGCGGATATTCCACCGCCAAGTATTGATGCAAAAGGATGGAATGATTCAACCGTACGATATATTTTAAACAATCGTTGGTATATCGGTGAATTAGCTTGGTTTACCCGCACCAGTTTTGAGAATAGTAAAAAGAAACCGGAAGAAGAAATTTTTCTATTTAAAAATCATCATGAACCTTTAATCGGGGCCAACTTGTGGAATACCACCCAATTTTTTAGAAATTATAAACAAAACAAAGATCACATGGATAGCCCGTATATTTTACGAGATTTAGTTTATTGCCATGAATGTAAAGAGAAACTGATAACAAGAAATTCGACTCCCGCAAAGTCCAAGAAAAAATATATGTATTACTGTTGCCCTTCATGTAAAAAGAAAATATCAATTGATAAAATTCATGAAAGTATTTTTGCTAATTTTTCACTAAGATGGGGCAGGGAATTGAAATATTATGAAAAGCAAACAGAAAAAATCTTAAATCGATGGAAAAAAGGGCTTGAACAAAAAATCAATGACTTGAACGAAAACCTTGAAAAACTAAAATATCTTTTATCAACACTTGATAAAAATAATGAGTACTTTCAGGAGCTAAAAGAAATCTTTGAAATGCAAATACATTCTAATACAAAGGAATTACAGGAATACCATAATACAAGAGAACAGATTGACCTTTTGTCAAAAGATGAAATGCAAGCCGAATTAATTGGTCGATTCAAACAAGATATTCATAGTTATTCAAATGAAGAAAAACGCGCTATATTTCTTTTGGCAATCGAAAAGATAGGAATTAACTTTTCGAAAGATAACCATATAAGAATCGATTACCGGCTCACACCATATGTGGAAATTGAAGACCTAATGAAGCAGCTAGATATCGAAAGTGCGTAA